GGTGGCGCGGGCGGGGTCGGCGGCGCGGCTGCGCGCCAGCTCCGCGTCGATCAGGCCGGAAGTCCGGTAGACCATCGCCTCCAGCGCCCAGGTGCGCGCCTCCATCTCGGCCAGCTTCTCCCGGATGAGGCCGAAGCGGGCGATGGGCCGGCCGAACTGCTCCCGTTCCAGCGCGTAGCGCGCGGCGATGTCCAGGAGGCGCTTGGAGGAGCCGAGGGCGCCGGCGGCCAGGGTGAGCCGGCCGATGTCCAGCACCCCCAGCGCCACCCGGTGCCCCTTGCCCGGCTCGCCCAGCAGGTTCTCCACGGGCACGTGCGCCCCCTGGAGGATGAGCGGGCGGGTGGAGGAGCTGCGCAGGCCCATCTTGTCGTACTCGGGCCCGGTGGAGACGCCCGGGAAGGACCGCTCCACCAGGAAGGCGGTGAAGCCCGCCCCCTCCAGCTGCGCGAAGACGGTGAAGAGGTCGGCGATGCCGGCGTTGGTGATCCACTGCTTCTCGCCGTCGAGGATGTAGCTCTTCCCGTCGTCGGAGAGGCGGGCCGTGGTCCGCGCGTGGAGCGCGTCGGAGCCGTAGCCGGGCTCGGTCAGCGCGTAGGCGGCGATCCACTCGCCCGTGGCCAGCCGGGGCAGGTAGCGTCGCTTCTGCTCCTCGTTCCCGAAGAAGACGAGAGGAAGCGAGCCGATGCCCACGTGCCCCCCGTGGGTGACCGCAAAGCCGCCGCTGGGCGCCACTGCCTCGCTCACCAGCGTGGCGCTGCTCCGGTCCAGACCGAGGCCGCCGTAGGCCTCGGGGATCTCCAGGCCCAGCAGGCCCAGCTCGCCGGCCCGGTGCATCAGCTCCACCAGCAGCTGCTGGTCGTGCGCCTCCAGCTCCTCCATGTGCGGGAGGACCTCGCGCTCCACGAACTCGGCCGCCGCCTCCGCCAGCGCCTTCTGCTCCGGTCGGAGCTCCTCGGGTACCTGGACGGCGTCCGGCTCCACCGGCCCCAGCAGCCAGCCGCCGCCGCTCCGGCTCGGCTGGCGCCCCGTCTCTTCCGTCTCCGCCGACAAGTCGTTCCCCTCCCTTGGCCGGTTCCGGCCCGATGGATCGGGAGCCTCAGGCCACCCGCTCGAAGACGCCGGCGGCTCCCATGCCGCCGCCGATGCACATGGTGACGACGCCGTAGCGGGCGCCGCGCCGCGGCATGGCGTGGAGCAGGGTGGCGGTCAGCTTGGCGCCGGTGCAGCCCAGCGGGTGGCCCAGCGCGATGGCGCCGCCCTGCACGTTGACCCGTTCCGGGTCGAGGCCCAGCTGGCGGATGACGGCCAGCGACTGGGCGGCGAAGGCCTCGTTCAGCTCCACCAGGTCGATCTGGCCGAGGCTGAGCCCGGCCACCTTCAGCGCTTTGGGCACCGCCTCCACCGGGCCGATGCCCATCACCTCGGGGTCGACGCCGGCCACGGCGAAGCCCCGGAAGACCGCCAGCGGCCGGAGGCCCAGCCGCGCCGCCAGGCTGTCCGACATGACCACGGCCGCCGCCGCCCCGTCCGAGGTCTGCGAGGAGTTGCCGGCGGTCACCGTGCCGTCCGCCTGGAAGGCGGGCTTGAGGCGGGCCAGCGCCTCCAGCGTGGTGTCGCGGCGGACGCCCTCGTCCACCTCGAAGAGGCGCGTCCGGCTCACCTCCCGCCCCTCGGGGTCGAGGGCGCGCTCCGTCACCTCCACGGGGACGATCTCGTCGCGGAAGAGCCCCTGGTCGATGGCGGCCGCCGCGCGGCGGTGGCTCTGAAGCGCGAAGGCGTCCTGCTCCTCGCGCGAGATCCCGTAGCGCCGCGCCACCTCTTCGGCCGTGTGGCCCATGGCCATGTACCACTCGGGGTGGCTGGCCGCCCAGTCGGGGTGGGGGCTGGCGCGGTAGCCCATCATCGGCACCCGG
The sequence above is a segment of the Bacillota bacterium genome. Coding sequences within it:
- a CDS encoding acyl-CoA dehydrogenase family protein, which produces MSAETEETGRQPSRSGGGWLLGPVEPDAVQVPEELRPEQKALAEAAAEFVEREVLPHMEELEAHDQQLLVELMHRAGELGLLGLEIPEAYGGLGLDRSSATLVSEAVAPSGGFAVTHGGHVGIGSLPLVFFGNEEQKRRYLPRLATGEWIAAYALTEPGYGSDALHARTTARLSDDGKSYILDGEKQWITNAGIADLFTVFAQLEGAGFTAFLVERSFPGVSTGPEYDKMGLRSSSTRPLILQGAHVPVENLLGEPGKGHRVALGVLDIGRLTLAAGALGSSKRLLDIAARYALEREQFGRPIARFGLIREKLAEMEARTWALEAMVYRTSGLIDAELARSRAADPARATAEYALECAAVKVFGSEVLDYVVDEAVQIHGGYGYMREYEVERAYRDARINRIFEGTNEINRLTIPDTLLRRAMQGRLPLLQAVQGLQKELPGLRRPAFFDRPLEEEAWRVEALKKAALMAAGLAVERYGQALEEEQELLGAFADMVIETYAAESALIRARKRTASASDPLAEAVARLTVDRAARCVRRLAGR
- a CDS encoding acetyl-CoA C-acyltransferase, with protein sequence MRDAVIVTAVRTPVGKAPRGSLRTVRPDELAALVVRTAIERTPGLEPGQVDDVMLGCAFPEADQGFNVGRMAALAAGLPTSVPGMTVNRYCSSGLQTIALAASQVMTGMADVIVAGGVESMSRVPMMGYRASPHPDWAASHPEWYMAMGHTAEEVARRYGISREEQDAFALQSHRRAAAAIDQGLFRDEIVPVEVTERALDPEGREVSRTRLFEVDEGVRRDTTLEALARLKPAFQADGTVTAGNSSQTSDGAAAAVVMSDSLAARLGLRPLAVFRGFAVAGVDPEVMGIGPVEAVPKALKVAGLSLGQIDLVELNEAFAAQSLAVIRQLGLDPERVNVQGGAIALGHPLGCTGAKLTATLLHAMPRRGARYGVVTMCIGGGMGAAGVFERVA